A window of the Gemmatirosa kalamazoonensis genome harbors these coding sequences:
- the rplJ gene encoding 50S ribosomal protein L10: MKRTEKEQLVNELSGKIKGAQALYYTDFTGLNVKRMTDLRRRLRKAGVEYVVIKNTLALRAVNESGLVGERLKGPTGIVVAHDALAGAKVLTDFAKENDQRPAVKGGMFDGRAIDAEQVKRLANMPSREQLLSELGAGFMAPLASFAGALNGMLYQMVGALEALRAQKEGAQ; the protein is encoded by the coding sequence GCTCGTCAACGAGCTGAGTGGCAAGATCAAGGGCGCGCAGGCGCTCTATTACACCGACTTCACCGGGCTGAACGTGAAGCGGATGACCGACCTCCGCCGTCGCCTCCGGAAGGCCGGCGTGGAGTACGTGGTCATCAAGAACACGCTCGCGCTCCGTGCGGTGAACGAGAGTGGTCTGGTCGGTGAGCGCCTCAAGGGCCCGACGGGGATCGTCGTCGCCCACGACGCGCTCGCCGGGGCGAAGGTGCTGACCGACTTCGCGAAGGAGAACGACCAGCGTCCGGCGGTGAAGGGCGGCATGTTCGACGGCCGTGCCATCGACGCGGAGCAGGTCAAGCGGCTGGCGAACATGCCCTCGCGCGAGCAGCTGCTCAGCGAGCTGGGCGCCGGCTTCATGGCGCCGCTGGCGAGCTTCGCCGGCGCGCTCAACGGCATGCTCTACCAGATGGTCGGCGCGCTCGAGGCCCTCCGGGCTCAGAAGGAAGGCGCGCAGTAA
- the rplL gene encoding 50S ribosomal protein L7/L12, translating to MATLSNDEILDAIGNKTVFELADLIEAFKTKFNVTIAAAPVGGAAPAGGGAGGAAAPAVEEKTEFDVVLRDAGAKKIQVIKVVREITGLGLKEAKDMVDGAPQTVKAGVSKDEAATIKAKLEEQGAGVEVK from the coding sequence ATGGCTACGCTGAGCAACGACGAGATCCTGGACGCGATCGGCAACAAGACGGTCTTCGAGCTGGCCGATCTGATCGAGGCGTTCAAGACGAAGTTCAACGTCACGATCGCGGCCGCCCCGGTGGGCGGCGCGGCCCCGGCCGGCGGTGGCGCCGGTGGCGCGGCGGCTCCGGCCGTCGAGGAGAAGACCGAGTTCGACGTCGTGCTGCGTGATGCGGGCGCGAAGAAGATCCAGGTCATCAAGGTCGTGCGCGAGATCACCGGCCTCGGCCTGAAGGAGGCGAAGGACATGGTCGACGGCGCGCCGCAGACCGTGAAGGCCGGCGTCTCGAAGGACGAGGCGGCGACCATCAAGGCGAAGCTCGAGGAGCAGGGCGCCGGCGTCGAGGTGAAGTAA